The window AGATTTGTCTTTGTCTGCAGCTGCAAATATGGCCACGATGTCCTCCTACATATGACAAGATAATAATCCATTAAAAGAGTTACAATAAATTGTATACTTTAAATTGGTCGACCCTGGTTTCCGACCATGCCCCATTAAGAAACAAACAAAACAGTTCAAAAGACCAGCTTTGCTCAATATTAAAGTCAAATATCCTATATACTTTCTGACAGGTAAAGGCTCTTTTTGTACCATGATTTTACGTTGATTGATTGTAGCGCAATCACCAATCGCATAAACATCATCACATCCCTTTACACGTAACCATTCATCAGTTACTAGCACACGTCTATTAGCCTGAAAACGGAGCAGAACAAAAACTATAATTGACATGCCAACTGAGGTGACAATTCTCATTGATTTAAGAATGTATAATTCAATCAGTCCACATATATGGTGAAAGTAAGATATTTGGTATGTGTCAAGACCAATTGATTGGATTGTAAATACAGTGATCTCAGTCTACGTATGTGCATAAAAATTGGAGAACAAACCTGTCCAACTTGTTCCATAAAGTCTCTCACAACTGGACGAGTCCCAACACCAGTAGACCAGACCACCATTCCATGTGGAACAGAGCAGACCTCTCCCTTTGATTTCACCTTCACTTTGATTTCCTTATCTGAAACACTGACAACCCGGCATCCTGTTTGAACATCAATGCCATCTCTTTGGAACTTGGTCTCAGCAAAATTACTAATTCTTTCATCAAACCTACAATAAGAAAAATATTTGAAGAGTCTGTCATGTGAACAAGGTCTCTGCTTTGAACTAGAAAAGTTCCAAACTGCTATAAGATACGTGAACTTCCGAGATAAAGAGATATATGTACATCTCAAGCTAAACTATCCACAAACCAAATTGCTGAAGCTGCACAGCAGTAAAGTGTGGAATTATATTCCATATTCTAACTCTTGCCATCAAAACTTCTCCAACAAAATAAAAATAAATAAAAGTATAACCGCATGCTTCTTACATGTTCAAGATATGATCTCCTGATTGGATTAATGTTATTTTCACAAGATCCTTGACCATAGGATATAACTTGACTAAATCTTCTTGGAAATAATCATGCAACTCTGCAGCAAATTCAACACCAGTAGGACCGCCTCCAACAATTACAAAATGAAGATTCCTCCTCTGCTCCTCTTCACTTAGACCTGGAAGTACAGCAGTTTCAAAGCAATCTATAACACTTCTACGAATCTTCTGAGCATCTTCTACTTCCTGCATAAGTAGGGCCAAAGATGGGTCTTTCAAGTAATGTGAGATCAGAACCTCATAAAAGACCAACTTGGTTTGTTTGACAAGCTTCAGGACATAAGATCCCAATTGAGAAATTTAAATGCTGAACAACTCAACTAGATTAAAAATGAATTGCAGTACCTTCAGAAAGTGACAGTTCTCCTTTACCCCAGGGGTGTCAAATGTGTTTACTTGTGCTCCCATAGCTACAACCAAGTAGTCATACTCCAGGGAAAATTCAGGAGTTCCGATCAAAGGGTTATCAGTATTAGCCCGGAGGTGAACATTCTTATTTGCAGCATCAATCTTGACACATTCTGCTTCATAATATTTGATCTCTCCATTTCTCTGCCATGACATGAAAGTAATAAGCAGATATTTTTTATTTCTTGAAGGAAAACCTCAGAGCAATCAAAATGTGAATGTAACAATGGATATAATGGCATTAAAGCAGCATCTCCACTGTCCATAAAGAAATCTAGAAGTTTTCGAATGTGTCAATTACCTTCTTTATCATATTACGCACTGGTTCTACAATGCTTCGTGCCTCAACCGTTCCACAAGTGATGCTAGGTAACAAAGGGGTAAATGCAAAATAGTTTCTGGGTGAAACAAGCTGAACATCATAATGTGAAGCATCCACATGCTTAAGGAAACTAGTACCGGCCCATCCTGTCCCAAGAACCACCACTCTCTTTTTCTTAACCTCATTCTGATTAGAATCAATAGGAGGAGAGCTCACATCTGACTGTGATTCTGCATACGCCACAACACCTCCACCACTGCACTAATCCAAAAAAAGCATAGGGTGCATATGTGTTAAATCCACCGGAAAAAAGAAGAAGAAGAAGTAAAAGACTAACGAAGGTGCATATAATCAACAAGCAGAAATAGTGTCATTTCTGGCAGAGATTTGGACTCCGAATCTTGTAAATAAAAATTCTGACAATCGGACTACCGACAGAGCTAGAATCTGTTAGAAAGACATCAGTTTGAGGTAACTCCTAAATTATGGGAAAACAGAAACTAATGTACCTCTCTCGCACGTTAACTATTATTTCGAAATCATTATCCTGTTAATGGATAGTCAATAGCTATTTCCTCTTACAGCGCAAGATCACATGACACGACCAAACTTGATTAGATAACCTTAACAATTGCAAATCTTGGGGTTGAAATTTTTTTTGATTAAGCCCCGCTTAAGACTCCAAGATTCAAAATTTATAATCTACTTTCACTATTGTTCCAATTTCTCAGCAACCAAGTTCCAATCAAAGGCCAAGTGCCAGGTAGTTAAAGGAAGAAAGAGATTTGGAGTTTATATGAATTATATGTCAGTTTGGTTACATAGAAACAGCGTACAAAGCAATATTTGACATTCAAGTTTTATTTCTGTCTCGATCATAATCTAGTCCTACATTCTTCTCAGAGCTCAAACAGATCAAAAGAGAAAATATGGTAGCCAAGAAAGAAGTGGGAACCTGACAGTGGCGAGCAGTAGAAGCTTGGGAGCAACAGGGTGGTCATGGATAGCTCTTGAAGCTCGGATGAAGAAGGACGAGATGGTCATTTTGACAGAGTTGACCAGAGCTGAAGAAGAAGAAGAAGGAGGAGATGGTAGAGCACCGCACGGGAGTGAGTGACTGCTCCTCAGGTCAGTGGAAAATGAAATAATTGTAGAGAGAGCAGGAGGAGACCAGACCTTGCTTCGTTTGGTATGCTATATTATTATTATTATTATTAATGGGTGAGCTTACATGTGGCAGCATGTCATTGAACTGTATAGTGGATGAGGCTAAAACAGGGGCCCTGTCCTGGTTTGAGCCCTGGACCTGTGGGCACTGCTGGACACGTGGTTCTTCTTTTATTTTTCTAAACGTTTTGTTCTATTTAATTAATTTAACTTAGGAGAACCTCCTAATCTTTAGTATAGATGAGTAGAATAGATCATGATTGATTAGTCGGGACCGGGGAATAATTTCCTAATAAGCATATTTTGATAACATAATGTCAATGCTTTTGAAATTTCTTCTACGCAGATGGAGTAAATCGAGCAACTAATATGTAATATTTTGATCTGATTATTTATATCATATTATTATATTTTAATATCGTTAACAAAATTAAAACCCAAAAAATAGTCTCAAGTATTCTCAACATAAGAGGTATTCTTATTATAGATACTTAATTTGATCGGATCAAAAATAAAAATGAAATGAATAAATTTAGAATTTCTAGTTTTCATTGGATCTTCACATACAGCGATTTGAAGACTTTTACATTATTGATACAAGTGTACCTTGATACGTAAAATCTGCTCCGCAATACAATACTTTATGTCAAAAATACCCGATGTTTGAAGTAATAGCCACTAAGTAAATCGTATGAATATGCTTTTTTGAGTAACTAATAATGAATGTATATTGTGTTAAATTCGTCTTTGAGTTAAAGACAACTGACATTATTATTATTGTTGGAAATGATCATTATGAAGGATCGGACCGTAAAATACAAGATACAATATTCTCATATGTTCGTGACATATAATAATTGATATTGATATGTGTTTTTTTTTTTTCCTTCGATACAAGAAAAGAAATTACAATGAAAAGCTCAATATTAATGTGGTTGATAATCTTAGATTTCACATGTCTTTTAGTGTGTGATTGTTGATAAACATGTTAACAACATGTGTATAGTGTGACGTGAAACACGTGTTATTGATATTTTTTTTTAATTTCAACGATTATATTCTTAAAAGCTTTTTGGGACTAGAAACTAATCCGTCCTGAGGGGTCATATGATCAAAACATTTTCTCCCCTTTCTGGGTCCATAGACTATTTTATATCGAGGGATCATGTCAAAACGTTTCCTCCCCTCTGGCTACAAAGAATAGATCGGGATTTAAACTCCAATCAGTGTCGGTGGGTTTTTGAAATTAGTTATGGGGGTTTCACACTAAATCTCTTACCAATTCGAGCACATGTGGTGGTTACATACGTGATCTAACAAATTGACTAATAAAAGTGAAGAACCCATGCCATATCATTATAAACATTTTAACCAAAATACTCCCACTTTTAATTTCATTGTTAAATTAAGTTCGACTCACAGTGAACTCGTTGTAGTATACTAGTTGTTTATCTAAAAAAAATATTGCAAATTACATCTCTGACCATTCATACTCATAAAAAGAGTGTTACTTAGTAAACAGAAGGTGTCAATTTGTTCACTCTTACTCGTTTGGTTTTTATTTTTTATTTTTTTATGAAAGAAGAATTGCATTAGATAGAGGTGCCTCTAGGCAATCAAGATTTACTATGTCGAATACAAGAGCATTTGATGCCTTGTAATATGATCATTCCAAAAAGGAAGAGACCTTAGTTTTGTGGTGGCCAATATCTGCTAAGACATTAGCCACAAAATTGGTCTCCCTAAAAACATGCTTGAAAGAGATAACAGTGAAGAAAGAAGCTAAAGCTCTAATATCTTCAACAATCTTTAGCAACCTCCAAGGTGGTGCAATGCTTCCATATATTGACTGAATCGATGACTAACTTCGAATCACCTTCAACTTCAATCTTCATGAATCCTCTTTCTTTAGCAAAAAGAAGACTGCTACTAAAGGTCCTAGANNNNNNNNNNNNNNNNNNNNAATAGGCCTTTTTCAAATTTTCGTTGACTTCTGTTTCAGAGGATAGCAATGGCTTGTGCTATCCCAAGGTGCAAAACACGAATTTGCAACAAGTAAATAGCAGTAAATAAACAATCAACACAAATGTTTTTACTCACAGAAACTCTGAAGCAGGGAGAAAAACTGTGTGCCCCTTTTTCTTCAGGGACAAACTTTTCTACTATGTAAAACTGACTTATTACAAGAATAACAGATCCAGGGATACAACAACACTATGCTATCCTATCTAGTCCTAAACTAGTCTATCACCTCTCTTGTTTCTATGTAGCCACAACTGGACACGATTTCAGAAGCCTTGTTCGTGAATTCAGCTACCCAATAGCAGATTCAACATGAACACTTCTTGGGTTGGTTGCACTACACATCCCTCATGATATGCAACATGATATGAGTTTATGAAAAGAGTTTTTAGTTCAAGCTCTAAGATTTATAATCTCAAGTAAGACTTAGAGCAGCATGAACAATGCAAGCACGAGACTAGACTCAATTAATGAAAATGAAATATAGCAGATTTCAACAACCAACGAGCATAGCCAAAGCTATAACAATATATAGGCAGACATGCATCAAAGGGATGACGCAAGCAAAGCTGCCAACTTGCTTCAGAAAGGGTTTTGGACAGAAGTGATTTGCTGCAGATCCAACACAGTTGTCACGAGCCAACTTAAGGACACAATGATACCTTTCCTAAAACAGGTTTGATTTAAACATGGAGTAATAAGGTTATACAACCTCTTACTCAGTCCAACAGTGGACCACGACTCAGCCAATGAGAACTGGTCTAGACTCAGACAATTCCATCTTTACCTTTGGTCTGGGCATCATTATGCCTTACTGGAGCCTTGGATCGCAAACCATTTGGTCACGGGTTGGCACAACACAAGATCTCAACCCATGACTGATTTGAGCGCCAAAGCTTTTACAAAAACCTCAGTTGTCACATAACAGTTTGAAAACCAAGCACAGACCTATTAGAATATGCTAACAGGATCTTTGAAATCGAAGACAACTAAGGACTCAGAACCAGGATAGCAAGCAAAGCTGCTATCCTCTGTGAAAAACACATGATATGCATATGCATGATTTACCTGAGACAATGCGGGAGTTAGTGACTTCAGAGCTTGTTCTTCTTGGTAGAGAGCAGTAACTTCAGGTATTTTGTGGGATAGAAGGATTGCCAACTATCTTTGTATCTTCAGCTACGAAGCGCCAAAGCTTATGCTATCGGAATTGTAGTGTGGCATGAGTATAATGTTGTTGCAGCTAGGAGTTTACCAAAGGGATTTCTAATAACAAAACCACTAGCTGTAAATATTAACTGAACCGTCAAAATTTTGATCATGGGAGGTGGTCCTCGTTTGGTTAACTTCATGAGTGAGTTACAAAATAGGAAAGTGCTGATGAGTCACAAGCAAGGACTAATTGGTCGGCTAGCTAGCTGAATCATACTTGCTACCAACCAACTAGGCAACAAGGCAACCACTGCAACCATCTTTAATTGGAATGGATGAGATATCCAGCTATCTATTTACAGTGTCAAGGAGGTCGGAGAGAAGTGTGAAATAGAATCGTCTTATACTAATACTAAGGACATCCATTGTTGAAAGTTTTATTTTTGATGCTCCATACCAATATTGAAAGTTGAAAAAAATAACACATAGAAAACCCCTTCACAGCTACATCGATTCAGATCAAGCAAACCCTAAGTTATACTCATCAATGCCGATCGAATCAGATCCCCGACATCAAACTTATTAACAGTTACATATGATTGTAAACTTCTTTTCACATCATGTCTCTAATTTAAGAACAGTAATGTCTTGAGATTGCCTCTTAATTAAGTAAGCAAGTGTATATATTATATATATATATATATCAGTTCCCTTCCAGAGAGGGATCCCTCTTTGAAATTAAAGTGTGGGACTCCTCTCTCAACCCTTGGATCAATTCACTTAAATCTAACGGGTCACAACTCACTTCTCCTAACCAGGGTTAAACCCATGAGTTAACAAATAAAGAACGGAAAAAAAAAAAGAACTATCGAAGAAGACGTCTTCTCCTCTGTGTGCTCACACACAGCTCTCTTCTCCTCTTCCTCTGCTGTGCTTGGCGCACCCAAAGCCAACCGGAAAACAAACTCCTCTTTCCCTCATAATCTCTCCAAGGTTTGTTTGATCTCTATTGATTTCTCTAAAATTGGATGATTTTTCTTTTTAGTGGCTTCAATCGAATTCTTGAACTGTACATGTCGATTTTTTCTAGGTTTCAAAGATATCATTATTTTCTATTTGTACTATTTTCAAGCAATCAATCTTATTTTCTGTACAGTTTTCATAGGAATCATGGCTGTGTTGTGTTAATTATATGTAACAAGTTATACGTTTCATGTTCCGGTCAATTTTGCTGCTCAATATTGTCTATGTTTTAGAGCCATTGCTGGCATGGGTCTGCAGTTTGCTGCTTGGCACATCTATTTGGGGTCATATAATTCTGTACAATTATATGACTTGGTAAAGATCAATTTGATAAAAATAAAAAAATAAAAACGTTTCCTGGATGCACGTGTTGGTGGGAACAATTTGCAAGGATATAATTAGCATAAAGCTTCTTTTGTCTTTAGTTTACCTAGCTAGATATTCAATTTACCTTGGACTAGATATTAGAGAAGCATGCTAAGTAGTTCAGTGGTGCTCTTCATAATCCATTTTTAATTTTGTGACTGAGTTTGTTTTCGTTTGCAGTTCAGTTGCTTTGATAATTTAATGAAGTCGCAACAAAATCTCGATGATACTGCTATTTATTGTCCTCAAGTGAAGGCTGATCTGATTCCTATGAAGAACCAATAATTTCACACACTAGAAGATGTTGAGACGTTTTACAAAAGCTATGCAAAAGAATCAGGGTTTGATGTCAAACGTCATTCTAACAAGAAGAAGGATGGTGTGATTGTAAGAAAAGAGTATGCGTGCTCTAAGGAGGGAACCTCAAAGGTCACAAGAAAGAAAAGAAAACGGAATCAAACAAGACAAAATTGCAAGGCAAAAATAGTAGTTTTGAAACGTGCTCCGATCGGCAAATATGTTGTTACTATTTTTGTTGAGGGTCACAACCATCCTTTAACTACCCCACGAAGAAAGCATTTGACAAAGATCCATCGTGACGTTTCATCGGTTCATAAATCATTATCAAAGCAATTAACTGCAGTCAATGTGCCACCATGTAAGCAGTTTGACTTTCTTGGAGTAAATTCAGGAGGACTAGAAAACATTGGGTGCTTGCAACAAGATATTTATAACCATAGAAGGGATTGTCGCAAAGAGGTGAAAGGGCATGATGGGGATATGTTGCATGAATACTTCTTGCACGAGAAAGAAAAAGATCCTTCTTTCAGTTTCAAAATAGAGGCTGACAACGAAAACATGATCACACATATCTTTTGGGCCGATGCAATTTCTAGACGATCTTACAAGTTTTATGGTGATGTTGTAATATTTGACACAACTTACAACACCAATGCGTATTCATTGATCTTTGCACCTTTGGTGGGAGTAAATAATCATGGGCAGACGATAATTTTGGCTTGTGCATTCTTAAGCAACGAGACAACTGGTTCTTTTACATGGTTCTTTAAAGAGTTTTTGAAAGCAATGCCAGGTGATGCTCCGAGGATGATTATTACTGATCAAGATCCAGCAATGACGAAAGCCATCTCTGAAGTTCTCCCACAGACATTTCACAGGTACTGTAGCTGGCATATTCTAAATAAATTTTCTGAAAAAATAGACCCAGGAAAATATTCTCATTATTATGATCAATTTCAAGATTGCATATGGAATTCCGAAAATAGAGATGAGTTTGATGCCAGGTGGACAACGATTGTTGAGAATAGTGGTTTAAGTGATAATGGATGGTTAAAAATTATGTACGATATTCAGTCAACATGGGTGCCTGCATATGTAAACCATATGTTTTCAGCTGGGATGTCAAGTAGTCAACGAGCAGAAAGTGGGCATGTTTTTTACAAGAGGTTTATTTCTAAAGAAAACACATTGATAGATTTTATGATACAGTTTAGTCGGGCTGTTACTCGTCAACGACATATGGAATTAATAGAGGACCATGTTGACATCAATGAGAAGCCAAATTTTGACTCACAATTTGAGATGGCAGACCAAATGGCTCGTGTCTATACACATGAATGCTTTAAAGAATTCTATGCTCAGTTGTCGCAATGTTGCAATTACAGATTTGAGCTGTCACATGAGAATGATACGTACATGGTGTATACTGCACTGAGAAAAAAAATGGAGAACCCTAAGGGTCGTGTGATTACTTATGCCAAAGATTCAGATTTTGTATCGTGCAGCTGCAAAAAGTTTGAGATGGCTGGGATACCATGTAGACATATTTTGGCATTTCTTATATTTATATGACTTGTTGATACATTGCCAGATCAATACATCTTAAAGAGGTGGACAATATCAATAAAAGATGAGACAGTTCTTGATGATGCGGTGTGGAGATAACAGATAACAGAGATTTGCTTGCTAGACGGAGCCGGTTATGCCAATATGCTGTGGATGTAATTGATAAAATTATTGGTAGCGAAGAAGCAAGTGCTCTGTTTTTAGATTCATTAAAGGATGTTCTGGACAAGCATAATCACAAGATGGCTGATGGTGAGGATGTTAATTCTGCAGTGGTGCCATTTGAACAAAAATGGTCTTCCTTCTCAACATATTTATAATGAACCTGTTCAAGTAAGGGCCAAAGGATGTGGGAAAAGATTGAAGGCAGGGAAAGAAAAGGGGAGACTGAAAGCCGCAAAGAAGGCAAATGGTAAAGGTAGATTTTGTCATGGATGTAAAAAACATGACCAACAACATGATAAAAAAAATTGTCATGAGTTGAAGAATATAAATGGCATACCAATCGCACAAACTGGGTAAGCATTTAGTTGTTGTATGCAATACAATACTTATATTGTATTATCCCTCGAACAGTACGGTATATCCTATATATCCTGATGGTTTTTTTTTTTTCTGTTTCTTGTTATTTATTTGCAGGGAGTTTGCAAGTGACCCAAGTACAGATGACGAAGAGTATTCTAGCACAGGAGTTGATGAGTCTGCGTAGTAAGCAGAGCAAAATCGTCAAAAGTTATATGTCATCCTTTGTCGTTTTTGTTTGATTATGCATTCATCCTATACAATGCTAAAGAGATGTTGAATCCCTTGCAAGCATATTGTTTTGCCTTTTTCTTGTAAAACATTATACATTGTTTACTTTACATCCCTTATGTAGTAAACCCCTGGAACTGTTATGTACACAATTTTGGGTTAGGTACTTTCTACACAAAGTAGTAGTTTCATTGGTTTGGATGTGTTCAAAAGTTTTTGCCTTGCACCTGCAAACTCTATTTAGTAATTGAGCTGACAACACTCAAGTAAAAATAACCAAACCCAGTGCTTCTTAATCAAAACCGTGGTGTGCTAAATCATCAACAATTGCAAACATGTAATATGAAAATTCCATTAGTGAAGCAAATATACATGACTACACCAATATGCACAACACTAATCAATATAATAACAATCAATTCAAGAACTAGATTTTACAGTGAATAAGGAAAAAGAGATAAGAACTTATGAGGGTTTATCATGACTTCGAGTACAGATGTTTATTGCTCTCCACCGTCAATGAGAAGGGATTCATTTTGGGCGGGTCAGCTTTTTCTTGGGTGGTTCTATTCCGGTCATGGGCGTCCAATCCGTCTGGGAAACCTCCATTGACCTAGAAGAAATCGACATGTACAGTTTAAGAATTCGATTGAAGCCATTAAAAAGAAAAATCATCCAATTTTGGAGAAATCAATAGAGATCAAACAAACCTTGGAGAGATTATGAGGGAAAAAGGAGTTTGTTTTCCGGTTGGCTTTGGGTGCGCCGAGCACAACAGAGGAAGAGGAGAAGAGAGCTGTGCGTGAGCACACAGAGGAGAAGACGTCTTCTTCGATAGCTTGCAGGGTGTTCCCAAAGTGGCGATTAAGTTCATCCTCTACAGAAATAGTCATATATAGTCATCAATTCATGACCTAGCTCATCTTTTGATTCTATTAATTAGCGGAATCAAACTTTGTTGGAGTTAAGTATTGCTGAATGATCCACTTTGTATGTGATAGGCTGCATTTCCTCACGGCTTCATCACATGAGTCAGATTATGATTCCAGTACTAACCATTGAAGGCTCCTTCAAAGGTCAGTGTCTTGTGGGTTATTTGCAAGGGTGATACCATATGAACTCAACTGGAGTACGTAGTTCAACCGGATTTCTGGGATTCTTTTGGCCTTTGAGGTTGAATGTTAGTGGTTTCAAATCATGAATACTTGCAAGCTATGTGCCACCGATACTAATATTGACACGGTAAACATGACAGAACGACACATGAAATCCAAAAAATGTAAGATCCCATAGTTTGGACTCGACAAATATTAATAAATTTACATATTTTTAATACATAAAAGCAATAGAGATGCTCTTTACTTTTTGCTTATAGAAAT of the Fragaria vesca subsp. vesca linkage group LG6, FraVesHawaii_1.0, whole genome shotgun sequence genome contains:
- the LOC101298451 gene encoding protein FAR-RED IMPAIRED RESPONSE 1-like encodes the protein MITHIFWADAISRRSYKFYGDVVIFDTTYNTNAYSLIFAPLVGVNNHGQTIILACAFLSNETTGSFTWFFKEFLKAMPGDAPRMIITDQDPAMTKAISEVLPQTFHRYCSWHILNKFSEKIDPGKYSHYYDQFQDCIWNSENRDEFDARWTTIVENSGLSDNGWLKIMYDIQSTWVPAYVNHMFSAGMSSSQRAESGHVFYKRFISKENTLIDFMIQFSRAVTRQRHMELIEDHVDINEKPNFDSQFEMADQMARVYTHECFKEFYAQLSQCCNYRFELSHENDTYMVYTALRKKMENPKGRVITYAKDSDFVSCSCKKFEMAGIPYNRDLLARRSRLCQYAVDVIDKIIGSEEASALFLDSLKDVLDKHNHKMADGEDVNSAVVPFEQKWEFASDPSTDDEEYSSTGVDESA
- the LOC101307516 gene encoding LOW QUALITY PROTEIN: NAD(P)H dehydrogenase B1, mitochondrial-like (The sequence of the model RefSeq protein was modified relative to this genomic sequence to represent the inferred complete CDS: substituted 1 base at 1 genomic stop codon); amino-acid sequence: MTISSFFIRASRAIHDHPVAPKLLLLATVSGGGVVAYAESQSDVSSPPIDSNQNEVKKKRVVVLGTGWAGTSFLKHVDASHYDVQLVSPRNYFAFTPLLPSITCGTVEARSIVEPVRNMIKKRNGEIKYYEAECVKIDAANKNVHLRANTDNPLIGTPEFSLEYDYLVVAMGAQVNTFDTPGVKENCHFLKEVEDAQKIRRSVIDCFETAVLPGLSEEEQRRNLHFVIVGGGPTGVEFAAELHDYFQEDLVKLYPMVKDLVKITLIQSGDHILNMFDERISNFAETKFQRDGIDVQTGCRVVSVSDKEIKVKVKSKGEVCSVPHGMVVWSTGVGTRPVVRDFMEQVGQANRRVLVTDEWLRVKGCDDVYAIGDCATINQRKIMEDIVAIFAAADKDKSGTLTVAEFRDVVDDIIIRYPQVEHYLQSKHMQDVTDLLKDSKGNDRKEVNIEEFKLALSLVDSQRKSLPATAXXXXXXXXYLSSLPSLLICGNLXMTRYKHFGQFAPLGGEEAAAELPGDWVSMGHSTQWLWYSVYASKQVSWRTRVLVVSDWTRRFIFGRDSSRI